From the genome of Gemmatimonadales bacterium:
GCGGCCGCGAACTCCAGCGCCCGCTGGTCGTCGCCGGACGTCAGCAGTCCATAGATCAGGCCCGCGGCGAAGGCGTCGCCGCTTCCGACGCGATCGACGATGTTCGGGATGTCGTAGCGGCGGCTCACCAGGAAGCGCCGGCGGTCGTGCAGGCAGGCGCTCCAGCCGTTGTGGTCGGCGCCGCGGCTCTCGCGGAGCGTGATGACCTGCTTCTCCAGGTTGGGGAACGCCGCGAGCACGCGCTCGGCCAGCGTGCGCACCCGGGCCTCGTCGAGCCGGCCGCCGGCCACGTCCAGCTCGGTCTCGATGCCGAGCGCCTGCTGGCAGTCCTCTTCGTTGGCGATCCCCACCTGCACGTGCGTCACCAGCTCGCGCATCACCTCGGGCGCGCGCTTCCCCCAGCGCCACAGGTTGGCGCGGTAGTTGTAGTCGCACGAGACGGTCACGCCGCGCGCGCGCGCCTCCCGCACCGCCGCGAGCGCCAGCCCGGCCGCCGTGGCGCTCAGGGCCGGCGTGATGCCGCTCAGGTGGAACCAGGCGGCGCCCGCGAAGACCTCGCCCCACGCGAAGTCGCCCGGCGCGGCCTCGGCCATCGCGG
Proteins encoded in this window:
- a CDS encoding sugar kinase, which codes for AELRRFGVDTRLVRRAGARVGIYYLEAGAAQRPSRVVYDRAGSAMAEAAPGDFAWGEVFAGAAWFHLSGITPALSATAAGLALAAVREARARGVTVSCDYNYRANLWRWGKRAPEVMRELVTHVQVGIANEEDCQQALGIETELDVAGGRLDEARVRTLAERVLAAFPNLEKQVITLRESRGADHNGWSACLHDRRRFLVSRRYDIPNIVDRVGSGDAFAAGLIYGLLTSGDDQRALEFAAAAGCLKHSVPGDFNRATVAEIETLLEGDASGRVQR